A single region of the Melopsittacus undulatus isolate bMelUnd1 chromosome 10, bMelUnd1.mat.Z, whole genome shotgun sequence genome encodes:
- the PCK1 gene encoding phosphoenolpyruvate carboxykinase, cytosolic [GTP] — MPPQLKAEVNVMPRVVQGDLESLPPEARDFIESNAKLCQPESIHICDGSEEENKKILDIMVEQGMIKKLSKYENCWLALTDPRDVARIESKTVIITQEQRDTTPIPKTGTSQLGRWMSEEDFEKAFNTRFPGCMQGRTMYVIPFSMGPVGSPLSKIGIELTDSPYVVASMRIMTRMGTDVLKALNNGDFVKCLHSVGCPLPLKEPLINNWPCNPELTLIAHLPDRREIISFGSGYGGNSLLGKKCFALRIASRIAKEEGWLAEHMLILGITNPEGEKKYFAAAFPSACGKTNLAMMNPSLPGWKIECVGDDIAWMKFDEQGNLRAINPENGFFGVAPGTSVKTNPNAIKTIFKNTIFTNVAETSDGGVYWEGIDEPLPPGITLTSWKNKNWTPDDGEPCAHPNSRFCTPVRQCPIVDPAWESPEGVPIEAIIFGGRRPAGVPLVYEAFNWQHGVFIGAAMRSEATAAAEHKGKIIMHDPFAMRPFFGYNFGKYLAHWLSMAHRPAAKLPRIFHVNWFRKDSQGKFLWPGYGENSRVLEWMFNRIEGKASAKPTAIGYIPADTALNLKGLEDVNLTELFDISKEFWEKEVEEIKQYFEVQVNADLPYEIEREMLALEMRIKQL; from the exons ATGCCCCCACAGTTGAAAGCAGAGGTAAACGTCATGCCCAGAGTTGTCCAGGGGGATCTGGAGAGCCTGCCTCCAGAAGCAAGGGATTTCATTGAAAGCAATGCCAAGCTGTGCCAGCCTGAGAGCATCCATATCTGTGATGgctcagaagaagaaaataaaaaaattctggACATCATGGTAGAACAAGGCATGATCAAGAAGCTGAGCAAGTACGAGAACTG CTGGTTGGCTCTCACTGATCCAAGAGATGTAGCAAGAATTGAGAGCAAAACTGTTATCATCACTCAAGAGCAGAGAGATACTACTCCAATCCCTAAAACTGGAACTAGCCAGCTGGGCCGCTGGATGTCTGAAGAAGACTTTGAGAAAGCCTTCAACACCAGGTTCCCAGGCTGCATGCAAG GACGTACGATGTATGTCATCCCCTTCAGCATGGGGCCTGTTGGGTCTCCTTTGTCCAAGATTGGGATTGAGCTGACAGATTCACCATACGTAGTGGCCAGCATGAGGATCATGACACGAATGGGAACAGATGTTTTGAAAGCCCTGAACAATGGGGACTTTGTAAAATGCCTTCACTCGGTTGGATGTCCTCTGCCACTAAAAG AACCATTAATCAACAACTGGCCGTGCAACCCGGAGTTAACGCTGATTGCTCATCTCCCTGATCGCAGAGAAATCATTTCGTTTGGCAGTGGTTATGGAGGAAACTCcttactggggaaaaaatgctttgctcTCAGAATTGCCAGCAGAATTGCCAAGGAGGAGGGCTGGCTAGCTGAGCACATGCTG ATCCTGGGCATTACCAATCCAGAAGgtgaaaagaagtattttgctgCAGCATTCCCTAGTGCATGTGGAAAAACTAACTTGGCTATGATGAACCCAAGCCTGCCAGGATGGAAAATTGAGTGTGTGGGTGATGATATTGCCTGGATGAAATTTGATGAACAAG GCAACTTAAGGGCAATCAATCCggaaaatggcttttttggTGTCGCCCCTGGAACCTCAGTCAAAACAAATCCCAATGCTATTAAAACCATATTCAAGAACACCATCTTTACCAATGTTGCTGAAACCAGTGATGGAGGTGTCTATTGGGAAGGCATTGATGAACCGTTACCACCAGGAATAACACTGACTTCATGGAAGAACAAGAATTGGACCCCAGATGATG GGGAACCTTGTGCTCATCCCAACTCACGATTCTGCACTCCAGTCAGACAGTGTCCCATTGTGGACCCTGCATGGGAATCGCCTGAAGGTGTGCCCATTGAAGCGATAATATTTGGAGGCCGCAGACCTGCTG GTGTGCCTCTTGTATATGAGGCCTTTAACTGGCAACATGGAGTATTTATAGGAGCAGCTATGAGATCTgaagcaacagcagctgctgagcacaAAG GCAAAATCATTATGCACGATCCATTTGCCATGAGACCTTTCTTTGGCTACAACTTTGGCAAATACTTGGCCCACTGGCTCAGCATGGCACATCGTCCAGCTGCAAAACTACCGAGGATCTTTCATGTTAACTGGTTCCGGAAAGACAGCCAAGGGAAATTCCTGTGGCCTGGCTATGGAGAGAATTCCCGTGTGCTGGAGTGGATGTTCAACAGAATTGAAGGGAAAGCCTCTGCCAAGCCAACTGCCATAGGTTACATCCCTGCTGATACTGCTTTGAACTTGAAGGGCTTAGAGGATGTCAACTTGACCGAACTGTTTGATATCTCCAAGGAGTTCTGGGAAAAGGAGGTAGAAGAAATCAAACAATACTTTGAAGTGCAAGTTAATGCTGACCTTCCCTATGAAATAGAAAGGGAAATGCTTGCCTTAGAGATGAGGATAAAACAGTTGTAG